The DNA window TCGGGCTCGCGGTCCTGAACGAGGCGATCTGGCGCACGATGTCGACCGATGCCTGGGTCAATTTCAAGACCTTCGGGCTGACCGTCGCGATCTTCGGCTTCTTCATGGCACAGGGGCGGCTCTTCAAGCGCTATGGCCTCGAGGAGAAAGGGCGCGAGGGCTGAGCGGGACGAAAAATCTTCGACGAAGATTTTTCGCCCGGCCCCGGCCTGCCTCCGGGTGCTGGCTCGTCGGGCCTAGCTCCGCCGGAACAGCATGGCCTGCGCCTTGCGGTCGGTGCTGAGATCGGCCTTCTTCTCGGCCGCCAGCGCCCGGCCCCGCTGCACCCCGGGACGGGTGCCCACGTTTTCCAGCCAGCGCGCCATATGCGGCTTGTCATCGAGGTTCTGTTCCTGTCCTTCCCAGTTCGAGGCCCAGGGCCAGATCGCCATGTCGGCAATCGAGAAGAAATCGCCCGCCACGAACTCCGCCTGCGCCAGCTGCCGGTCGAGCACGCCGTAAAGCCGCGCGACCTCGGCCCGGTAGCGGTCCTTGGCATAGGGCAGGTCCTGCGGCGGCTCGAGGCTCGGGGCGTATTTCAGGAAGTGATGGGCCTGGCCCGCCATCGGACCCAGCCCGCCCATCTGCCACATCAGCCACTGGTCGACCGCGATGCGTTCGCGCTCGGTCCGGCCGCAGAAGCGCCCGGTCTTGCGGGCCAGATATTGCAGGATTGCGCCCGATTCGAAGATCGAGACCGGCGCACCATCCGGTCCGTCGGGGTCGATGATGGCGGGCATTCGGTTGTTCGGCGCGATCTTCAGGAAGTCGGGTTTGAACTGGTCGCCCGCGCCGATATCGACCAAGGTCAGCCGATAGGGCAGCTCCATTTCCTCGAGCGCGATGGAAATCTTCCAGCCATTCGGCGTGGGCCAGTAGTAAAGCTCGATCTCGGATGTCATTCGCGTCTCCCGTTCCGTTTCGCGGCTCAGGATGGGGCGTTTCCGGCGAAGGGCAAGGGCAGTGCGACCCGGGGCAGCGCAAGAAGGCGTGACCAGCGCGCGGCCCGGGCCTCGGGAAGGCGGGCGCGGAGCAGATCGTAGGGCAGGGCGCCCCGGATCAGCGCCGCGTAAAGCTCCAGCATGCCGGGCCGGGCATAGGGGCTCCAGTGGCAGACCCGCCGCTCGGGCGGCGCGACCGGATGGCCCAGCCGGGCCAGCGCCGCCAGCGTCGCCGCATCGTCGATGCGCAAATCGGTCCAGTTCGGCTCTGTGCGGCCGAGCCCGCGCCCGAGCGTCGGCCCGTCGCCCCGCCGCGCCACGAAGCGTTCGAGCAGCCAGTCGTAAAGGTCGTTCTCGCCGCTGGTGACATTCAGTACCCGCGCCTGCCGCCCCGCGGCCGAGCCAAGCGCCGATCG is part of the Rhodovulum sp. MB263 genome and encodes:
- a CDS encoding glutathione S-transferase N-terminal domain-containing protein; the encoded protein is MTSEIELYYWPTPNGWKISIALEEMELPYRLTLVDIGAGDQFKPDFLKIAPNNRMPAIIDPDGPDGAPVSIFESGAILQYLARKTGRFCGRTERERIAVDQWLMWQMGGLGPMAGQAHHFLKYAPSLEPPQDLPYAKDRYRAEVARLYGVLDRQLAQAEFVAGDFFSIADMAIWPWASNWEGQEQNLDDKPHMARWLENVGTRPGVQRGRALAAEKKADLSTDRKAQAMLFRRS